TGCCATGGACTGTAGTCGTCCAGTTAACAAGTTACTAGGGAATGCAAGCTAGTGGGGTTGGATCAGTTCTATCTAAAAATACATGCAGCTGGTAAATAAGCAAAAGCTGAAACATAAAATCCGGCTACAGCTGTCACTATAATAATAATGCTGGGTTCAAATGCATCTGTAACTGTGAGCCTGCTTCTCATGTGGGGATATGATCCCAAAGCTCATGAACTAATCCATTTTATCTGTTTGCTTGTTTAAAACATTCCGatgctgcctttccatccaaGTCAGGCCCCCACATGGCAAACATTAACACATTTCAAACATTAAAGCAGTGTTTAAAATCAACTGTAtatgaaatatttaaaacaaaacatacaaaccCAAACAGGGAGGAGAGCTAATAAAAGCATGGGAACACTGAACcacaaacagcaacaacaaaagtcTTTGCACACTGGTAGAAGACAATAACAGAGGGAgatagatgaatctccctggcaagagagttccaaagtttcagtgccacaactgagaaggcattttcttgggttgccacctgtcTAATTTCAGATGGGCAGGGCACCCTAACCAAGGCCTCTAAGGACAACCTGAGTGGTTGGGAAGGTTCTTATGAGAGCAGGCAGTCCTTAAAATATGCTAACCCCAATCTGTATAAGGCTTTAAAGATTAATACCAGCACTTTTTGCGTGTTGCAGTTTCTTCTCACCAATTTTGCACTGACTATGACTTGACAAAATGCTTCAAGGATATTTTCTTTGCCCTTCATTCTCTAAACTGATTGTAACCTGCTGAGTTTTCTCTTTATATCTGCTGTGATCCCTGGGTTCTGGTGATTTTAAACCTAGTGGACTGTTCACACGCTGACCCCTTGTTAAGTACTTAACAAGCTACAAGCAGAGTCACATTTATACAAGTTATTGGTTGATCAAGAGAACTAAATTTCACATACTCTTATGGAtttcaataaaaacaaaacaacttaCGCTGACTGCTTGCTTTCTGTTCCTGATTTTTCAGTCTTAATAGAATACTTTCACTGACATATGTATGTTCCATATCTACTGTCTCTGCTCCAGTTCTTGATTGGGTACTTTCCTTTTAGACAACACAGTTACAAACCAATTACAGCAGccacacttaaaaaaaagaacaccTTAAAAAAGAGAACTGCTTGACTCCTACCATGTGTCCAAAGTACAAGCACTTAAAAATGTTTAGACTGTTGGTCACATGTAGCACCTGCCCTATGAAACCTACAAGGTTCTCTTGGAATCCTAAACATTTCATAGATTGTTCATATATTATATTTGGTTGCTTCCTTCAACCTTTAATGGAACCTCTGAGATCTCAGCTTCAAATGTCATGATTTCTAGGACCTGGAAACTGGATTGCAACTTTGTCATTATGTTTAAGTACAGTTTGAATTTCAAAATATACTAAATAGGAAATTACATTCCCAATCCTGAATCTTCAAAAATAAAAGACATTAGACACAGTTTCTATCTGCATACATTTTAATTGTAAGAAAGACAGGAGGACTTCAGGTCTAATGTTtctattcacacaaacataaaagGCTTTCAGTATAGCCTTCAGGATAGAAAATGTTGCCTACTTGTGGCCCACACTACAACATTTCAGCACATTTCCCCATTTAATGGGTCATGGTTTCAGAATAATTTTAGCATGACAGAGGAACAAAAGCTTGCTATTGACCTTAATAATAAAACTGCTTGAGTTTTATTGGGAAAAACTGCAATTTATTAGGAACATTATATTGCTTTTGTAAACTTCCACTATAAGACCATATTTCAAAGTGTTACTTGAAATTttacaaacatctggagagacaAGATGATCACATATATGTTTCAAGCAGATAAGAAAGGCAAGCAAGATgtttgggcttttaaaaaacaacgTCAGCAAAAGTGCAATTCTAAAAATATATTCTTGAGAGCAAGCCCAATTTAACAGGTCTGCTTAAGATTTGTCTCTGAGCTTCTTTCAATGCCATGAAATCTGATATCCCCTTTATAAGATCAGAGGACAGAGGGTGTGtgctggaaaatggaagtactggTTCTCTGACATATTAACTTTCCATAGTTCGAGAAATTTTGATGTAGAAGTGTTTTCAAACAACCAGGTCCCAACAAAAGTTCAGTATCTATATATTGTTACCCAAGAAAACTCTCATAAGTCAGCAGTTGCATATTTGAATTGCTCAAAGTATTTGCATGACCAGTTTAAATTCTCTTCCATCTTCTAAGTTTTGGTTTAGGTATACAGCAACCTGATTTTTGAAAAATGTAGTTTTGCTTTATCTTGAACAAACCTATTTCATGAACAGCAACAACTTTTTTTTCCTGGGTGAAGCAACAATTGAGAACTGCTTACTTTTGTGTCTATCAGAGTTATATCCATTTTATACTGGGAAAGGTCTGCTCCTGGATCTATACTCCACTGCACACTTTCCAAGGATGGCTTAtcttcaaaagaaaaagaaacaatggTAAAAGTAATTAATGTCTTAGCAAGCAAAACACTCTAAACACATACATACACCAATGGCTACTACAGATGGTGGGAGTCACATACAGacaaattttaaaaggaaattttaaagaagcaaggagggccagccctgattagtacttggatgggagaccaccaaggaaatccagggtcgctatgtggaagtaggcaatggcaaatcacctctgagtgtctcttgccttgaaaaccctacagcaggggtgttaaacacgCAGTTTGGGAGCCGaataaagcccccagagggctatcaggcccctgagcaactggctgtcatcggcttccttctccctctctcttgcttcgttctgcataacagcataacagcttgctttgcaaggcttgctcaattgcacaggagccacagagcaaaacctctattttctccattggctgaggcgcctcccttggggaggaaggggagaggaatagcttgctttgccagactctctcaattgcacagtggagctactgagccaagcctctcttccttctattggctgaggctcctccctccccccagtctcctggggaaggaaggaaagagccagagcttctttgcccagttcccaggatcccataggagaaatacaaagaaagcatctttaagaccattgagtgctaactttttaagcatgttttaagtttttaaaaaaatatatttgtgcttgtctgtgttctttataaaatttgtctctgctacctattctttataaaatttgtatctctgctacttaaacttaaataggtacacacatggcctggcccgaaatggctcagcccaacccgacatggtacAGCCCGagaaggtcttatttatgtcagatccggccctcataacaaatgagttcgacacaccAGCCCTAAagtgtcaccataagtcagatgtgactagctggcactttccatcaccaccaacATCTCAATGGCCAAAGACAGAAAACATAATGCAAAGTAGCAATTTTAACAGACCTTGCTGATTGTATTGCTGCACAGTTTTTGTTAGTCTGCAAGGATTCGGTTGTAGCACTGATGCTGGTTCACCCACTCCAAGCCGTGTTCTTATTTTCTTAGTGGTTGGTTCACAGACCTGAGCAACCTAAAAACATAACCATGGTTTAAATAAATTCAGTTTTATTTCTAACCTGTTCAAAATTCTCTTTAGACACTTCTATCTATCACTTGGCCTCCTAGCCTACATGCCCAAGTAAACTACAGGAAAATTCCTTATACATATGTTTTATGGTCTTCACATCAGAAAAACCCTTGCAAATGCTAGTCCTCACCCAGAACTACAGGGAGAAAAAAGTTCTGACCAGTTAACTTACTGTCATGTCTTCAGAAAGTTCTGACTCAAGGGCATCATTTTGCTGTACATTACAAAATGCAAGGTTTTCTCTTTTAATAGATACTTGAGGTTTAATCTCTGGAGGTGCTTTACTCAGAGATTTCAGGATTGCTTCTTGTACACAGGGATCCTCTTCCAAATCCTTGTTAGCTGTGTCGTTAACACTGATACTTTTAAAAGATGAAGTCTCTTTCCCTAGTGGTTGAAAAACATCATGGAGAGTTGCCTGTCTCAGCCTGGCTTTGGAGAGCTCAGAAGATGCATGACTTTTTTCCTGAGACCGAAAACAAGCAAAACGATCAGACAGATCTAGGGGCTTGTCAGTTGCATTATCTCTGGTGGCAGCAGAAGGAATGTCTATTTGGGCTGGGAGGGCATTTTCTTTTCCACAGCCAATTATGTGCCCATTTTTCTCCTCAGATTTCTTCCTTTTAGTGCTTCTGCTTACTAGTAGTTTCTGTGGTGCAAGAAGGAAATCACGCTTGACATATTCATCTTTATCTGAATGTGTGTTAGTGACACACGTAATGGGCTCATCTGAATTCTGTTTCACAACCCCTTGCCGACTGGTTGGAGCCTGACTGATAACAGAGGCTAATTCAGTTCCAAGGTTAAGTGGAGCAACAAAAGCAACATCTTCAGATTTTGACCTCACTTTCTCAGAGCTCAAGTAAGAAGAACTGTCAATGCAGCTGACTTTCAGATTTGACTTCTGTCCCACTGCTAGTACAGAAGGGGAAAGACTTGTATTCACGCCCAGGCTCTTCTTCATGTTAGCCGATGCCGAAGCCCCCAAAATGGGAGAGAGGGACTTAGAATCCCAATCTGTAGATGGAGGAGTGTTTTCCAATGCATCTGAATACCTGAGCACAAATAGAAGTTTAAAGAAAAAGCACACATACCTTGTGAAAATTGGAAATGTCAAAGGATCGCTTTGCTGAGAGAAGCTACATCAAACATTAAATGAGAAATATTGAAGAACAATTAAACAATGGGCAAGCCTCAGCTTACTGAATGTACAGTCAGTTACTACAATATAAGGTGGTTTGGACGTATTCCTCAGCAAGGGTTAAGGTGATACCTCAAGGCGGGTCCACTAGGGAAAAGACAAGAGCAATGCTGACAAGCAAGGAGCTCCGTTGGACCCAGATGCACAGAATCTACTAGGCATGCATTTCTGACGCCTTAGCAGATGATACTAGGATGTTTTAAACTTTTTGCTCTGCTTACACTGACTTTTTAATAGTTCATGAAATATGAACCCTGATGAAAGGTTCGATTGTATGTAACAATAGTTAATTTTAGTAATGATGAAATGCATCATTGCATTCTCTATATAATATACACACGCCATAGAAATTTATTACTTTTATTTTTACAGTAAGTTAGGGAAGATTCCTATCTCCGGCCATTTTTTTGTGGTTTCTCTATGTGTGATTAATAACAATAAGTTCAGAACTGGCCCTTAAGATGGTATCAAGCAAATTACTAATGAATGTTTGTATTCAGAGGATATACCTATTCACAATAGGATAGAGAagaattttggaaatgggaagagACTGGTAAATGAGATCTTCCCCATTTTGAGCGGACCCAACGTGTCTCCAATCCTATATCAAAATTCCATCTCCATTTGTGTGGCTCAGCATAAGACTCTGGTGTGCcagtttctccctcccccctttctttccaaCACTATTAAAAACTTAGTCATTAGTAGAATGAAAGTAGGGGAGAGAGATAACAGCAGTCAAGGTTGGTTCTAAGCTGTTCCTGTGGACACAAAGTGTGGAAGTGTAGGTTTTCAAAAATTTTCTCCTGACTCATTGACCATGAAAGAAATAAACTAATCCCAAGAGTTAAACCAGTTTCTCAGTTCTTTACTCTGCACTGTAGACATCTGAGCCTGCAGTGCTAAGTCTCTTTTCATCATTCCTAACATTCATCAGAAGGAACAAATTACAATGAATGCCAGAGTTATAGTCCAAATATGCTTGGAAGTCCCTATTAAAGACATTGGGAACCTTAGAAGCAGACTTCAGCTTTTGCAAACCCTTTTTTCTTTTCCGAACTTCTGCAAAATGTGATACAAAAAGATGGATGCACATATACAGAAGGGAGCAGCAAACAAGAGGGCTAGCTCCCTGGGCTGGAAAAAGCCTGAGCTTTTCTTAAGATTCTGGAGTCTTGGGGAGTCATTCACTTTGTATTAGGGATGCGCGTGATGAATCAGCTCGCAAGCCAAAATTCAGCATGAACTTGGGCTGGTTCGGACTCCTAAACCATGTTTCCTGGGCTTTTTTCCAGTTCTGCTGTTCAGGACCATATAAACATTACCCAGGCTTTTGTCCGGTTGTGCTGTTTGGGgctatttaaaccaaacagctgagtgatgTGGGTCTGCAGTTGAGTTGTTAGGTTTAAAGGCTGCAAGCCATTTCACCTTAAGAGCTGATGGGCATACCTGCCCTGCTGGTATGTTGAAATGgctaaaaaatgggggggggggagccaaatgGGTTAAATGGCTACCAGCCATTAAACCCTTCCTGGGtgatcccctccctttctcttggTCCCAGGAGAAAGGGAGAACTGAGCTCACCAGACCAACTTGGGGATACTTTTGACTGATTCTGGTTTCAGCTCCAGTTCTGAGGCCACCCCAAACCCCGAACTGGACTTCTTAGGTTTGTGCCAATCTCTACTTTGAAAGAATGAATTAAACCATTATTCAACCAACCATCCCCCCATACTCCAGAAACCTTGGCTTTTTGATGAGTTATAACAatcctaagatcactctagcaattGCAAAATTTTCTCAGTCCTTTTAGCTCTTGCATCAGAAAAATAAGGAATAAtggtcttctgctgctcaagatttgtgaatcaatgggtacagaaggagaagaaaggaagaaagaatgtTTCACCTGTAAAtgataaaaccatttaaaatattaTGGGTCAGATACAGTTTTTTTCTGAAGTATCATATCTGATTAACCATTTAACCAAGTATAGCATATCTGATTAACCATTTAAACTGAAAATTAGTTTCTCAGAAACTAAAATAAATTTATGCTATGCATGTTCATTTACATTTCTATTCAAAGCCttcatttattaattttttttttttttaaaatccaagacTCACCCCATATTGTCGCCATTGCTTCTTGGTAATCCATGAGCCATCTGCTTTCTAGAATCTCTCTGTTTGTTCTGAATAATATATGCCACAAAAATATTGCATCAGAAAGGAATAGTTTTATTCCTAGTTTGGCACTTTTTGTTTTTTATATACTCCAACTATATAGACCCACTCTGGTTTAGTGGAACGGGATAAGATTCTGCCCAACATGCCCCAGGGCACTACATTTTTCAGGATTTCAGAATACTACCTGAATGGCACACACTGCCCAGGGAGAAGATAAACAAACCAAGGCAGAGAAACAAACCAAAGCAGAAAAACAGACTCCTCCTTTTCCCCACTTACAAtcactagccagtttggtgtagtggttaagtgcgcaaactcttatctgggcgaaccaggtttgattccccactcctccacttgcagctgctggaatggtgttaggtcagccatagctatctcaaagctgtccttgaaagggcaacttttgggaaagttctctcagccccacctactccataggttgtctgttgtgtgtgtgtgggggagcggggtaaggtaaaggagattgtaacccgctctgagattctgaatgtagggtggggtataaatccaatatcatcttctactacTGCCTTTGTCATCAGTTAGAGGTCAAATGGTGGTAGGTGACAGGAGAATCATAAAAAACATCTGGTAGGTTACAGATGAGTTTAGACCATGTAGGAAAAAGATAATTTTTAATGAGTGTTTTCAAGCATTGCTAATAATTTATTGGACTTTTCCTATTTGATACCTGAGAAAGCCAAACTCTTGCTACTAATTATGTTCTAAATCTATAACCAAAGGATCCAGTTTTAATAATGGTAATTAATTCAAATTGACTCCTAGGAATTTGCTCTTCAGTAAGCCAAGCTTCTGATTTGTTTTCCCTAAAACATGATTTTTATGCAAGtatggcttggagaaatgaagctttttttttaacccagATTTTATTTCTCATAATGAATAACCTCAAGAGGAATGTTTCATTTTCGGTATGTATGTTCTTATTTAATTTCTGAGGCAAGAACTCATAAGCAGTTGCATTATAAACAACCAGTTTCTTTACATGTGGCCATTAACAGCTGGCAGTGCTTTTGTGCAGTAttgtaaaaataaacaaaaatgagAGGCTACTTTCCCTAAGACGATTAACTCCCTGAACCAGAATGGCTTTTCTGACAAGACAGAGAAACTCTGCACTTACAGGATTATCAAATCCAAGTGTTTCTGCAACAATGGCAGCCAAGTCAAAAGGTGATGTTGTGGCAGGGACATCTGTTCCTTTTTCATCTGTGCAGATTGAAAACAAAATCAGTAGTTCATACAATGCATGGCAATACTTTTGTTGGTACATTGTATGGACTGAATTAAAATGGAAACGGAATAATAAATTAACAGCTGTTAAATTATAGAAGAATGATTTCCTTTTTGAAGTATAAAATTTTGAAGGCGTTAATTATGAATTCTTGCTTataatatatgtgtatgtgtatatatgtgtgtgtgtatatatatatatatatatatatgtatatatacacacacacatatattataAACAAGAATTCATAATTAACTCCTTCAAAATTTTATAATTCAAAGGGAAATCATTCTATAATTTAACAGCTTTATACAGATATAAtttatatgtgtatatgtatatatatgtatatacacacacacatatattggccactgtgtgacacagagtgttggactggatgggccattggcctgatccaacatggcttctcttatgttcttaataatgaaagaatgaaataatGTACACATATCCTTTTCACTCTTCTAAAACCAACTcacagaacataacataagaacataagagaagccatgttggatcaggccaacggcccatcaagtccaacactctgtgtcacacagtggcaaaaaattttatatacacacatacactgtggctaatagccactgatggacctgtgctccatatatttatctaaacccttcttgaaggtggctatacttgtggccgccaccacctcctgtggcagtgaattccacatgttaatcaccctttgggtgaagaagtacagaACATATCTGATAAAACCCATGATCCTTCAGATTTTATGCACTTTAACTGTTACAGGCCTATCATAGAGGAAATTTTGGAATATTCATGATCAACGTTTTTTTAACTGTCCTATTCCTCAAATGTTTAGGCCAGATAACATTTTAGATAAGTACACAGTATTTGAatagaaagtttataatgaaaaACTAATAAAATTGCCTAGCTAGCTCCTTATGATGCCTTATGAGATGTCAGCTTTCCTGTTAAGAATTCCTGAAACATCCTAGCAAATAATTAGTTTCCTAGTTTTGTGAAGGGAG
Above is a window of Heteronotia binoei isolate CCM8104 ecotype False Entrance Well chromosome 7, APGP_CSIRO_Hbin_v1, whole genome shotgun sequence DNA encoding:
- the RBBP8 gene encoding DNA endonuclease RBBP8 — its product is MNTSGGSCGSPSSVEPAADCFKELWSKLKECHDKEVKGLQLKVSKLKKERCLDAERLEEFYTKNQQLREQQKSLCDTITVLEDRLRAGLCDRCAVTEEHMKKKQQEFENIRQQNLKLITELMNERNNLQDENKKISEQLQQMQQKIEEHDEDMKGFIPGTPVQKLPVVSRMRRKRENGHVRYTEQKCTELEQKGRTNELGKVALLSTQNDVHSNKKILVADTCNPQCSPVSNEKGTDVPATTSPFDLAAIVAETLGFDNPNKQRDSRKQMAHGLPRSNGDNMGYSDALENTPPSTDWDSKSLSPILGASASANMKKSLGVNTSLSPSVLAVGQKSNLKVSCIDSSSYLSSEKVRSKSEDVAFVAPLNLGTELASVISQAPTSRQGVVKQNSDEPITCVTNTHSDKDEYVKRDFLLAPQKLLVSRSTKRKKSEEKNGHIIGCGKENALPAQIDIPSAATRDNATDKPLDLSDRFACFRSQEKSHASSELSKARLRQATLHDVFQPLGKETSSFKSISVNDTANKDLEEDPCVQEAILKSLSKAPPEIKPQVSIKRENLAFCNVQQNDALESELSEDMTVAQVCEPTTKKIRTRLGVGEPASVLQPNPCRLTKTVQQYNQQDKPSLESVQWSIDPGADLSQYKMDITLIDTKESTQSRTGAETVDMEHTYVSESILLRLKNQEQKASSQQSERRKNGALTEIFDRTSYEEYNSYFEDDNLPACNNEEVSQEQGEENKTLSALMENQQTHEDKKDKTKQKAFVEPYFKTEERKNSVLDFPHVEVVRKRDERRKLPGHTCKECEIYYADFPEGEKEKKLAACSRHRSRYIPPDTPENFWEVGFPSTQMCVERGYIKEDFAPCSRPKRRQPYNVTFSPKSKEQKT